Proteins co-encoded in one Papaver somniferum cultivar HN1 chromosome 5, ASM357369v1, whole genome shotgun sequence genomic window:
- the LOC113283020 gene encoding metalloendoproteinase 1-like, whose product MNNAKPVVSIQHVPFFLLFLLAISSLSTLCEGKITQGFDFLQHLQGCHKGQTVPGLHELKTYLKKFGYVNAQDDLYEHAEDDDFDEVLESQIRTYQLNYHLDPTGTLDAQTVRQMMTPRCGCEDTIRATIPARSWNGKHSTDGGQRSRIDLNVSDFTFFPGAPRWSKTELTYGYSSSASDIDAGTFNYVVESALAKWAAVSGFSFEEASSTNSDVVFGVHRYEHGDGAPFDGKGGVLAHAFAPSIGWCHFDADENWSTNPGPREFDLETATIHEMGHVLGLGHSYEPNAIMYPYMPPGTEKRDLHENDIQGIQALYSLSA is encoded by the coding sequence ATGAATAATGCCAAACCTGTTGTTTCTATTCAACATGTACCCTTTTTTCTACTCTTCTTGCTAGCCATTTCTTCACTCTCAACTTTATGTGAGGGTAAGATTACGCAAGGATTTGATTTTCTTCAACACCTGCAAGGATGCCACAAAGGTCAGACTGTACCAGGATTGCATGAACTGAAAACATATCTGAAGAAATTTGGGTACGTAAATGCTCAGGATGATCTCTACGAACATgcagaagatgatgattttgatgaagtcTTAGAGTCCCAAATCAGAACTTACCAACTCAATTATCACTTAGATCCCACTGGGACTTTAGATGCTCAAACAGTCAGACAAATGATGACGCCTCGATGCGGGTGTGAAGACACTATAAGAGCTACGATTCCCGCGAGATCATGGAATGGGAAACATAGTACTGATGGAGGACAAAGAAGCAGAATAGACCTCAATGTGTCAGATTTTACCTTCTTTCCTGGGGCACCGAGATGGTCAAAAACTGAACTCACTTACGGGTATAGTTCTTCTGCCTCAGACATTGACGCCGGAACCTTCAACTATGTCGTTGAAAGTGCTTTAGCGAAATGGGCAGCTGTGAGCGGCTTCAGTTTCGAGGAAGCCTCTAGTACTAATAGCGATGTAGTATTTGGAGTGCACAGATATGAGCATGGTGATGGTGCCCCCTTTGATGGCAAAGGTGGCGTACTTGCTCATGCTTTTGCACCTTCCATAGGATGGTGTCATTTTGATGCAGACGAGAACTGGAGTACTAATCCAGGTCcacgagaatttgacctagaaaCAGCAACTATACATGAGATGGGACATGTGTTAGGGCTAGGGCATTCATATGAGCCCAATGCAATCATGTATCCTTATATGCCACCAGGAACGGAGAAGAGGGATTTGCATGAAAATGATATCCAAGGAATACAAGCTTTGTACAGTCTTTCCGCTTGA
- the LOC113283021 gene encoding ubiquitin-conjugating enzyme E2 2-like, whose protein sequence is MGFKVHSLEAADNKIKTKEKKKKKFSFCFSFSSFDFGCSASQRIKNEYRHILRDRDPPTHCSGGPVNYSDDLFRWNGVIMGPSNCPFEGGIFFLSIVLPKDYPFKPPVIRFITKVFHPNIDKSGKIQLDILRKKRMWTPALTIIKTLLSICSILTDPDTRDHDSNPISAMYRTNREQYDKIAREWTTMYAME, encoded by the exons ATGGGGTTTAAGGTTCATTCACTGGAAGCAGCTgataataaaatcaaaacaaaggagaaaaagaagaagaagttttcaTTTTGTTTCTCATTCTCGTCCTTCGATTTTGGGTGCTCCGCTTCTCAACGAATCAAAAATGAGTATAGACATATTCTTAGAGATCGAGACCCACCGACTCACTGCAGTGGTGGACCGGTTAATTATTCCGACGACTTATTCAGATGGAATGGTGTGATCATGGGGCCGTCGAATTGCCCATTTGAAGGCGGGATTTTCTTCCTCTCTATAGTCTTGCCAAAGGACTATCCATTCAAGCCGCCGGTTATCAGATTCATAACTAAG GTGTTTCATCCAAACATTGACAAGTCCGGTAAGATTCAGCTCGACATATTACGGAAGAAACGGATGTGGACTCCGGCTCTCACTATCATCAAGACGTTGCTGTCAATTTGTTCTATACTTACTGATCCAGATACACGAGATCACGATTCAAATCCAATCTCTGCAATGTATAGGACCAACAGAGAGCAGTATGATAAGATTGCCAGAGAATGGACTACAATGTACGCCATGGAGTAG